In Candidatus Omnitrophota bacterium, the following are encoded in one genomic region:
- a CDS encoding 50S ribosomal protein L27: protein MAHVVNGRDGQPKKLGVKKFKGQTVKAGNIILKQRGMSFKAGANVGVATDHTLFALVDGRVEFDPRRIVSVILSKKS, encoded by the coding sequence ATGGCACATGTAGTTAATGGCCGCGACGGCCAGCCAAAGAAACTTGGTGTTAAAAAATTCAAAGGCCAGACGGTCAAAGCCGGCAATATAATTCTTAAGCAGAGGGGTATGAGTTTCAAAGCAGGCGCGAACGTTGGCGTTGCGACAGATCACACACTTTTTGCTCTTGTTGACGGCCGTGTTGAGTTCGATCCCAGAAGGATCGTAAGCGTTATATTATCGAAGAAGTCTTGA
- the rplU gene encoding 50S ribosomal protein L21, with amino-acid sequence MYAVIETGSKQYKVAKDDIILVEKLDVKQGSPVKLDKVLIAKEGNTVHVGTPYLKGAHVTCEFLGFVRGDKLIAFKYKKRKSEKKKIGHRQDLLRLRVKSIDIKEG; translated from the coding sequence ATGTACGCTGTAATTGAGACAGGTTCAAAACAATACAAAGTAGCCAAAGATGACATAATTTTGGTAGAGAAACTTGATGTTAAGCAAGGTAGCCCGGTAAAGCTTGACAAGGTACTGATTGCCAAGGAAGGCAACACTGTTCACGTCGGGACGCCGTACCTAAAAGGTGCGCATGTTACCTGTGAATTTCTTGGCTTTGTCAGAGGCGACAAGTTGATCGCTTTTAAGTACAAGAAGCGTAAATCAGAAAAGAAGAAGATAGGCCATCGCCAGGATCTTTTGAGGCTTAGGGTAAAATCGATAGATATAAAGGAAGGGTGA
- a CDS encoding Rne/Rng family ribonuclease — MPKEIYINVDHNEKRLVVIDNKKVEDYNVEGQNSVNLVGNIYKGKVESVLPGIDAAFVNIGLEKNGFLYVSDVEKDASNFDRLLDEEAGIFPEKKEEKKQSIAAVLKKGDEVLVQIVKEPISTKGARLTTHISIPGRFLVLMPFDNRIGISKRIEDHKERDRIRKIIEELKLPQDVGFIVRTAAIGASQKDFFRETRYLIRLWQNIKHRAKKAKPMQIIHAEYDMVLRVARDMFTEDVIKLEIDSKNDFRRISRFLAMTSPQLRSRLKFYKERVPLFEKYDIEKHIEKIYSRIVHLKSGGYLVFDETESLVAIDVNSGKSVGHKNLEETAFKTNLEAANEVPRQLKLRDIGGIIIIDFIDMEFSGHRKAISKALEAALENDKAKTKILNISSIGLVEMTRQRARRSVEGKSYQKCPYCSGRGTIKSAATVAANLTRQLARVLAQTRAREIFVSLHPTVASYVSTPDKNMIKPLERRFHKYIRIIEDPNQHMEEVRIDEKR; from the coding sequence ATGCCAAAAGAAATATATATTAATGTCGACCACAATGAAAAGAGGCTGGTCGTCATCGACAACAAAAAGGTAGAAGATTACAACGTCGAGGGGCAGAATTCGGTAAACCTCGTCGGTAATATTTATAAAGGTAAAGTCGAGTCCGTGCTTCCGGGCATAGACGCGGCGTTTGTTAATATCGGTCTTGAGAAGAACGGCTTTCTCTATGTTTCGGATGTTGAAAAAGACGCTTCGAATTTTGACAGGCTTCTCGACGAAGAGGCCGGCATATTCCCGGAGAAGAAAGAAGAGAAGAAGCAGTCCATAGCCGCGGTATTAAAAAAAGGCGACGAAGTGCTCGTTCAGATAGTAAAAGAGCCCATAAGCACAAAGGGCGCGCGTCTTACCACTCATATATCTATTCCCGGCAGATTCCTTGTATTGATGCCGTTCGATAACCGTATAGGCATATCGAAGAGGATAGAGGACCACAAGGAACGTGACAGGATCCGCAAGATCATAGAAGAGCTGAAGCTGCCCCAGGACGTAGGCTTTATCGTAAGGACGGCCGCTATAGGCGCGAGTCAGAAGGATTTTTTCCGCGAGACCCGCTATTTGATAAGGCTATGGCAGAATATAAAGCATAGGGCAAAAAAAGCAAAGCCGATGCAGATAATACATGCGGAGTATGACATGGTCTTAAGGGTTGCCCGCGATATGTTTACCGAAGATGTTATAAAGCTTGAGATAGACTCGAAGAATGATTTCAGGAGAATATCGAGATTTCTCGCGATGACGTCACCCCAGCTAAGATCTCGCCTGAAATTTTATAAGGAGAGAGTCCCTCTATTCGAAAAGTATGACATAGAGAAGCATATAGAGAAGATATATTCAAGAATAGTCCATCTTAAAAGCGGCGGATATTTGGTGTTTGATGAGACCGAAAGCCTGGTGGCGATAGATGTAAACTCCGGAAAGTCCGTAGGGCATAAGAATCTGGAAGAGACCGCTTTTAAGACAAATCTTGAGGCGGCCAACGAGGTTCCCAGGCAGCTAAAACTGCGTGACATAGGCGGCATCATAATAATAGATTTTATTGATATGGAATTTTCAGGCCACAGGAAAGCTATATCCAAGGCCCTGGAGGCAGCTCTTGAGAACGACAAGGCAAAGACCAAAATACTTAATATTTCAAGCATAGGTTTGGTTGAAATGACCAGGCAGCGCGCAAGGCGCAGCGTGGAGGGCAAGAGCTATCAGAAGTGCCCATATTGTAGTGGCCGCGGCACGATAAAATCCGCGGCAACGGTTGCGGCCAACCTGACAAGGCAGCTGGCGCGCGTCTTAGCGCAGACAAGGGCAAGGGAGATATTCGTATCGCTTCACCCCACCGTGGCCTCATATGTATCCACACCCGATAAGAACATGATAAAACCGCTTGAAAGGCGTTTCCACAAGTATATCCGTATAATCGAGGACCCAAACCAGCACATGGAAGAAGTGCGTATCGACGAGAAGAGGTAA
- a CDS encoding TIGR03936 family radical SAM-associated protein: MKLNAIFSKTGDMRFISHLDLMRLFGRALRRAGLPVAITQGFSPHLKISISRALKLGVESESEELVVDMSERIPADIIRQSLNNKLPAGVRIKEIKEF; encoded by the coding sequence ATGAAATTGAACGCGATATTTTCGAAGACCGGCGACATGCGCTTTATTTCTCATCTGGACCTGATGAGATTATTCGGTAGAGCGTTGCGCAGGGCCGGCCTTCCAGTGGCGATAACGCAAGGTTTTAGCCCGCATTTAAAGATAAGCATTTCAAGGGCGTTGAAATTAGGAGTAGAGAGTGAGTCCGAAGAATTGGTAGTAGATATGTCCGAAAGAATCCCCGCGGATATAATCAGGCAGTCCCTGAATAATAAATTGCCGGCAGGGGTCAGGATAAAAGAGATTAAGGAGTTTTAA
- a CDS encoding secretin N-terminal domain-containing protein produces MKKTASIVLIALFIVNISLAEDKVLSTQESAVKAQQQPQAPVEQPKAQAQSQSDAVQKPVVEEVKPAVPAQEEQAIIDPGNVTVNFKGADVRTVLAYISEVSGVDIVAAPDVKGIIDLKLTNKPWKVALDIITRNYGFAYEREGDIIRVVTLDKLKQEEVVTQTFALNYGKAKDVVAAIKKIVGSKGKVKYDDRTNIIVVTDIPTNVYKIGEIIQKLDKETDQVLIEARVIETVLGDDEKLGIDWNIKFEVSGAKRPITAPFNYFGAGTGLKWLDQYSPLVQTGNTATAVTAGGTTTTTTPAAYPGGPGSLTPPPATGYAKGFPFVDYSQDLFKDTFRFGTLDFSQFQAVLELLKQRSDTEVVSNPRIATLDNTEANILVGQTLNMPKYERNAITGKMEITGYEAKDLGVKLKVTPHINENGQIVVDVIPEISDLVKYDTIDAANGIVAPVFASRQANTKVMIRNNDTIFIGGLIKENVVDVKKPIPFLGDMLGDVPFIGLLVCKKEKTKQKTELIFFVTVRLIKRGVDLPDVPLASRTYVPNYNLTQEEWQKTVKKRRVN; encoded by the coding sequence ATGAAGAAGACGGCTTCAATTGTTTTAATCGCGTTATTTATTGTCAATATTTCCCTGGCAGAGGATAAGGTCCTGTCTACACAGGAGTCTGCTGTAAAGGCCCAGCAGCAGCCGCAGGCGCCGGTTGAGCAGCCCAAGGCCCAAGCGCAGTCACAAAGTGATGCTGTGCAGAAGCCTGTTGTCGAAGAAGTCAAGCCTGCCGTGCCGGCACAGGAGGAGCAGGCCATCATCGATCCCGGTAACGTGACGGTGAATTTTAAAGGCGCCGATGTAAGGACTGTGCTTGCCTACATCTCCGAAGTATCTGGTGTTGATATAGTAGCCGCTCCCGACGTCAAAGGCATAATAGATTTGAAGCTTACCAATAAGCCCTGGAAGGTGGCGCTTGATATAATAACCAGAAATTACGGCTTCGCTTACGAAAGAGAAGGCGATATAATACGCGTGGTAACGCTCGATAAATTGAAACAGGAAGAGGTTGTGACGCAGACATTCGCTTTGAATTACGGCAAAGCAAAAGATGTGGTAGCTGCTATAAAAAAGATTGTCGGCAGTAAGGGCAAGGTAAAATATGACGACAGGACAAACATAATAGTAGTTACAGATATTCCTACAAACGTTTACAAGATAGGTGAGATAATCCAGAAGTTGGATAAAGAGACCGATCAGGTTTTGATAGAAGCGCGTGTTATTGAAACCGTTTTGGGCGATGATGAAAAACTTGGCATAGACTGGAATATAAAGTTTGAAGTCAGCGGAGCCAAAAGGCCTATTACCGCTCCGTTTAATTATTTTGGCGCGGGGACAGGGCTTAAATGGCTTGACCAATATTCGCCTTTAGTGCAGACCGGAAATACAGCTACTGCCGTGACAGCGGGTGGCACCACGACCACAACCACACCTGCGGCCTATCCGGGCGGGCCGGGGTCTCTTACTCCTCCGCCAGCTACCGGCTATGCCAAAGGGTTCCCATTTGTGGACTATTCCCAGGATCTATTTAAGGACACATTCAGGTTCGGCACGCTCGATTTTTCACAATTTCAGGCCGTGCTGGAATTATTAAAACAGCGCTCCGATACCGAGGTCGTTTCAAACCCGCGCATAGCCACTCTCGACAATACCGAGGCCAATATTCTCGTCGGGCAGACTTTGAATATGCCAAAGTATGAAAGAAACGCGATAACAGGCAAGATGGAGATTACCGGTTATGAAGCGAAAGATCTCGGGGTAAAATTAAAAGTCACGCCGCATATAAACGAAAATGGTCAGATAGTCGTGGATGTCATTCCGGAAATAAGCGACCTTGTTAAGTATGACACTATAGACGCGGCAAATGGTATTGTCGCGCCGGTCTTCGCTTCGAGACAGGCGAATACAAAGGTCATGATAAGAAATAATGATACGATATTTATCGGCGGCCTTATAAAAGAGAATGTAGTTGACGTTAAAAAGCCGATCCCGTTTTTAGGGGATATGCTCGGCGATGTGCCTTTTATAGGTTTGCTTGTATGCAAGAAAGAGAAAACAAAGCAGAAGACAGAATTGATATTTTTCGTGACGGTCCGGCTCATTAAAAGAGGCGTCGACCTGCCGGATGTCCCATTGGCAAGCAGGACGTATGTGCCTAACTATAACCTGACACAGGAAGAGTGGCAGAAGACCGTCAAGAAGAGAAGAGTAAATTAG
- a CDS encoding secretin N-terminal domain-containing protein, with the protein MRAIKNKIFLVVFTFVLTVAVHGLLAEETAKNTPAEVKPQAEPASSEKPKDAVATAAIPAQESEAEEEALDESVKIEPGNVTVNFKGADIKTVLSYISEVAGIDIVAAPDVKGIIDLKLSNKPWKVALDIIVRNYGFAYEREGDIIRVVTIDKLKQEEVTTQAFKVNYGKAKDIVSSVEDIVGDRGSVMHDDRTNMVIVTDIPTNVYKIGQIVQRLDKETSQVLIEARVLETVLGDSEKLGIDWNIKITASGAKRPITAPFNYYGADSRLIENFYPLTQSGTTNTVTTTTGASGANTTPPYPIDALGTVGTPGTAGSKGFPYIDYTQDIFKDTFTFGTLDFSQFKAVLEMIKSRSDTNIVSNPRIATLNNNPANIIVGQTINLPKYERNSTTGKMEISGYDAKDLGIKLKVVPHINEKDEIVVELAPEISDFVRYDTLDASSGIVAPVFSSRQANTKVMIRDGDTIFIGGMIKENIIDSKKKLPFVGDLLGDVPYLGLLFTKKDKIRQKVELIFFITVRLMKPGQELSEVPNPEKAYKPTYELSQDKKRVLSKKRKIK; encoded by the coding sequence ATGCGGGCAATAAAAAATAAAATATTTTTAGTTGTTTTTACATTTGTTTTAACTGTAGCCGTGCATGGCTTATTAGCGGAAGAAACCGCTAAAAATACGCCTGCTGAAGTTAAGCCTCAAGCAGAACCTGCCTCATCGGAAAAACCTAAAGATGCAGTTGCTACCGCCGCCATACCCGCGCAAGAATCTGAAGCCGAAGAAGAAGCGCTTGACGAGTCTGTTAAGATAGAACCGGGCAATGTAACCGTTAATTTCAAAGGCGCGGATATAAAGACAGTGCTGTCCTACATATCCGAAGTTGCGGGTATTGATATAGTCGCCGCTCCGGATGTCAAAGGAATTATAGATCTAAAACTTTCGAACAAACCCTGGAAGGTGGCACTCGATATAATAGTGAGAAATTACGGCTTCGCTTACGAAAGAGAAGGCGATATAATACGCGTTGTGACGATAGATAAATTAAAGCAGGAGGAAGTTACAACCCAGGCCTTTAAGGTAAATTATGGAAAGGCGAAAGATATAGTAAGTTCCGTGGAGGATATCGTAGGAGACAGAGGCAGTGTAATGCATGACGACAGGACCAATATGGTCATCGTCACCGATATACCGACGAATGTTTACAAGATAGGCCAGATAGTGCAAAGGCTCGATAAAGAGACGAGCCAGGTGCTTATAGAGGCCAGGGTTCTTGAGACTGTTTTGGGCGACAGCGAAAAGCTCGGAATAGACTGGAACATAAAGATTACCGCGAGCGGCGCCAAGAGGCCGATAACAGCGCCGTTTAATTATTATGGTGCAGACAGCCGCCTTATCGAGAATTTTTATCCTCTGACCCAGTCTGGCACAACAAATACAGTTACTACCACTACGGGCGCAAGCGGCGCTAATACCACTCCTCCATATCCAATAGACGCTTTGGGCACGGTAGGGACTCCGGGCACCGCCGGGTCTAAAGGATTCCCATACATTGATTACACCCAGGATATATTCAAGGATACTTTTACATTTGGGACGCTCGATTTTTCACAATTCAAAGCCGTGCTGGAGATGATAAAATCCAGGTCTGATACGAATATAGTTTCAAATCCGCGCATAGCGACATTAAATAATAATCCGGCAAATATTATAGTTGGACAGACGATAAATCTTCCTAAGTATGAGAGAAATTCTACGACGGGTAAAATGGAGATATCGGGTTATGACGCGAAGGATCTGGGGATAAAATTAAAAGTCGTGCCTCACATAAATGAGAAGGATGAGATAGTTGTAGAGCTCGCTCCCGAGATAAGCGATTTTGTAAGATATGATACGCTCGACGCCTCAAGCGGCATAGTTGCTCCCGTATTTTCATCGCGTCAGGCAAATACAAAGGTCATGATAAGGGACGGCGACACTATATTCATAGGCGGCATGATAAAAGAGAATATAATCGACTCAAAGAAGAAGCTTCCTTTTGTCGGAGACCTTCTCGGGGATGTTCCTTACCTGGGATTACTCTTCACGAAAAAAGATAAGATAAGGCAGAAAGTTGAATTGATATTCTTCATAACCGTAAGGCTGATGAAGCCGGGGCAAGAATTAAGTGAAGTTCCGAATCCGGAAAAAGCGTATAAACCCACTTATGAGCTTAGTCAGGACAAGAAGAGGGTTCTCTCCAAAAAGAGAAAGATTAAATAG
- the pilO gene encoding type 4a pilus biogenesis protein PilO: MAFNIKNIDFKNIDFKDKKTQTTTLIILLSATVFILYIYYVFLPRVTNDVVVIGKTIGMRTDLKEAKSLIAQKDILRKKVGEYNEKIELYEKKLPAQQEIPSLLEDLSKMARNANITIIGITPITMKLQKEKKISVYQEIPILITAKSGYHELGRFLNNLENGDRFMKIVDISIKANSAMPKRHDVELMVYTYVLPAE; the protein is encoded by the coding sequence ATGGCTTTTAATATAAAAAATATAGATTTCAAAAATATCGACTTTAAGGACAAAAAGACGCAGACCACCACACTGATCATATTGCTGTCCGCCACTGTATTCATTCTTTATATATACTATGTTTTTCTACCCAGGGTTACGAATGATGTAGTTGTAATAGGAAAGACCATTGGTATGAGGACGGATCTGAAGGAAGCAAAGTCTTTGATAGCCCAAAAAGATATACTGAGAAAGAAAGTGGGGGAATACAACGAGAAGATAGAGTTATACGAAAAGAAGCTTCCTGCCCAGCAAGAGATACCGAGCCTGCTGGAAGACCTCTCGAAGATGGCCAGGAACGCCAATATAACGATTATAGGTATAACGCCCATAACTATGAAGCTTCAAAAAGAAAAGAAGATCTCCGTATATCAGGAGATACCGATTTTAATTACCGCGAAATCAGGTTATCATGAACTCGGCCGTTTCCTGAATAATCTTGAAAATGGCGACAGATTCATGAAAATAGTGGATATCAGCATAAAGGCAAACTCCGCGATGCCGAAGAGGCATGATGTGGAGTTGATGGTATATACCTATGTACTGCCTGCTGAATAA
- the pilM gene encoding type IV pilus assembly protein PilM: MFSFDFKKSFQTKPKNRIGLDIGSSAVKIVEIENLEGKSILAHIGLKKLPNPSKETLVESIKSLIEESKISSKEVSVSVSGPSTIVRFVSMPKMREDELKGAIKFEAEKYIPFAIDDCIIDYQVLKKDEKENKLDMLLVAVKKELVMGKIAIAEAGGLDVRIVDVDTFAIANSFLKNFNNHDTNKTAALLNIGSGLTNVSIVRDGVLHFSRDVAIGGADFNNVISKGLNLDPAGAENIKIAPKDKAPDVVSCTKSMLNNLLDEMRLSFSYYENQSGMGIDEIYLSGGTSDLVGLEGAFHEAFESKPFLWDPTQFLDTSRVTQNADLIKKMSRSFAVAVGLAIR, from the coding sequence ATGTTTAGTTTTGATTTTAAAAAAAGCTTCCAGACCAAGCCTAAGAATAGGATAGGCCTTGATATCGGAAGTTCCGCGGTAAAGATAGTCGAGATAGAAAACCTCGAAGGTAAGTCTATCTTGGCGCATATAGGCCTGAAGAAACTTCCCAACCCATCAAAAGAGACTCTCGTAGAATCCATCAAATCACTGATTGAAGAATCAAAGATATCATCTAAAGAAGTCAGTGTGTCCGTATCGGGACCTTCGACAATAGTACGGTTTGTTTCGATGCCAAAGATGAGAGAGGACGAATTAAAAGGGGCGATAAAATTCGAGGCGGAAAAGTATATCCCGTTTGCGATAGACGACTGCATAATAGATTACCAGGTTTTGAAGAAGGATGAAAAAGAGAATAAGCTTGATATGCTGCTTGTCGCTGTCAAAAAAGAACTCGTTATGGGCAAGATAGCAATTGCCGAGGCCGGTGGCCTGGACGTAAGGATCGTAGATGTGGATACATTCGCCATCGCGAATTCGTTTTTAAAAAATTTCAATAATCACGATACGAACAAGACGGCGGCGCTTCTCAACATAGGCTCGGGCCTGACAAATGTCAGTATAGTTCGAGACGGTGTGCTGCACTTCTCCAGAGACGTCGCTATAGGCGGCGCGGATTTTAATAATGTTATTTCCAAGGGCCTTAACCTTGATCCGGCAGGCGCGGAAAACATAAAGATAGCGCCCAAAGATAAGGCGCCGGATGTGGTGAGTTGCACTAAAAGCATGCTTAATAATCTTCTTGATGAGATGAGGCTCTCATTCAGTTATTATGAGAACCAGTCCGGCATGGGCATTGATGAGATATATCTTTCCGGCGGCACTTCCGATCTTGTGGGCCTGGAAGGCGCTTTCCATGAAGCATTCGAGTCAAAACCATTCTTGTGGGATCCGACGCAATTTCTCGACACATCCAGAGTAACACAGAACGCGGATCTTATAAAAAAGATGAGCAGGTCTTTTGCGGTGGCCGTCGGCCTCGCGATAAGGTAA
- a CDS encoding prepilin-type N-terminal cleavage/methylation domain-containing protein, producing the protein MRINPNKGFTLVEILCVVAIIALILAIAIPTFITIRINSQKTICIANLDKISGAIDQWALERQIPAGTAISGVDEDDIYNNFTQGGKKECPAGGAYTLHTVGETPQVSCSLESEGHKLAN; encoded by the coding sequence ATGCGTATTAACCCAAATAAAGGCTTCACTCTCGTAGAGATATTGTGCGTCGTGGCAATTATCGCGCTTATACTCGCCATAGCCATCCCAACCTTCATCACAATAAGAATTAACTCACAGAAGACCATATGCATAGCCAATCTCGATAAGATAAGCGGCGCAATAGACCAATGGGCACTCGAAAGACAGATACCGGCCGGAACCGCGATATCAGGTGTGGACGAAGACGATATATACAATAATTTTACGCAAGGCGGAAAAAAGGAATGCCCTGCTGGCGGGGCATATACTTTACATACCGTGGGAGAAACACCGCAAGTTTCCTGCAGCCTTGAAAGTGAAGGCCATAAATTGGCTAATTAA
- a CDS encoding prepilin-type N-terminal cleavage/methylation domain-containing protein, whose product MLRRKGFTLVEIMIVVAIIGLLAAIAIPNFVNARTTAQRNACIANLKQIQGGIQVAALDLGLAVPPTQAQLVPGYIRVWPACNGVAYAIPAALNADPVCPNGTAGHTL is encoded by the coding sequence ATGTTAAGAAGAAAAGGCTTTACATTAGTGGAAATAATGATAGTAGTTGCAATTATAGGTCTATTGGCGGCAATAGCCATTCCGAACTTCGTGAACGCGAGAACAACCGCACAGAGAAACGCTTGTATAGCGAACCTGAAGCAGATTCAGGGGGGCATACAGGTTGCTGCGCTTGATCTTGGTTTGGCGGTTCCTCCAACCCAGGCCCAGCTCGTGCCTGGCTATATAAGAGTATGGCCGGCATGCAACGGCGTTGCTTATGCTATTCCAGCTGCCTTAAATGCGGATCCCGTTTGTCCTAACGGAACAGCCGGGCATACGTTGTAA
- a CDS encoding type II secretion system F family protein, translating into MPNFKYAAKDNSGKTVNGSFEAPDRAQAVDTLRKKGLIIVSVDEALPKFSKSFSLFKGKKIKIDDLVVFSRQLATMVDAGIPLVGALDILGEQMENKTFGAMILKIRNDIETGSSLSDALSKHKKAFSPLFVSMVKAGESSGMLDEILDRLAAYLEKTSALQKKIGSALVYPAVVSGMAVAITLVLLLKVIPIFKEIFAGFGAALPKPTMIMIGISDAIRYYFPAIVGAVVIIAFFAIRFVRTEKGRLVYDSLLLKMPIFGVLFKKVAISKFTRTLSTLIKSGVPILNSLDIVGKTAGNRAIEMAVDTVKNNVREGESVAEPLARSKLFPPMVVRMISVGEQSGQLEKMLTKIADFYDEQVDAAVSGLTSLIEPLIIAFLGIVIGTVVICMFLPIFKVTSIMGGG; encoded by the coding sequence ATGCCCAATTTTAAATATGCAGCTAAAGATAATTCCGGAAAAACCGTAAACGGTTCCTTTGAGGCTCCGGACCGCGCGCAGGCAGTGGATACTCTGCGTAAAAAAGGCCTTATAATAGTTTCTGTAGATGAAGCCCTCCCGAAATTTTCCAAGTCTTTTTCGCTATTCAAGGGCAAGAAGATAAAGATAGACGATCTCGTGGTCTTCTCAAGACAGCTTGCCACGATGGTCGACGCAGGTATACCTTTAGTCGGGGCGCTTGATATACTGGGCGAGCAGATGGAAAACAAAACATTTGGCGCCATGATACTTAAGATACGAAATGACATCGAAACCGGCTCCAGCTTATCGGACGCTTTATCTAAACATAAGAAAGCATTCTCGCCATTATTTGTAAGCATGGTAAAGGCGGGTGAGTCCAGCGGTATGCTTGATGAGATATTGGATAGGTTAGCCGCATATCTTGAAAAGACCAGCGCTCTGCAAAAAAAGATAGGATCGGCCCTTGTATATCCGGCTGTTGTAAGCGGCATGGCAGTAGCCATAACATTGGTTTTGCTTCTTAAGGTCATACCGATATTCAAAGAGATATTCGCGGGATTCGGCGCGGCATTGCCAAAACCAACCATGATAATGATAGGCATAAGCGATGCCATAAGATATTACTTTCCGGCTATCGTAGGTGCGGTTGTTATTATAGCTTTCTTCGCCATTAGATTCGTCAGGACCGAAAAAGGAAGGCTCGTATATGATTCGTTGCTGCTGAAAATGCCGATATTTGGCGTGTTATTTAAGAAAGTCGCGATAAGTAAGTTTACAAGAACCCTTTCCACACTGATAAAAAGCGGCGTTCCCATACTGAATTCCCTGGATATAGTGGGTAAAACAGCGGGAAATAGAGCCATAGAAATGGCCGTTGATACTGTGAAGAACAATGTTCGCGAGGGGGAAAGCGTGGCAGAGCCGTTAGCCAGGTCGAAATTATTCCCTCCCATGGTTGTCAGGATGATCTCTGTCGGAGAACAGTCGGGCCAGCTTGAGAAGATGTTGACAAAAATAGCCGATTTTTACGATGAGCAGGTTGACGCGGCTGTAAGCGGGCTTACCAGCCTGATAGAGCCTCTCATAATAGCGTTCTTAGGCATCGTAATAGGGACCGTGGTTATATGTATGTTTCTGCCTATATTTAAGGTTACATCCATAATGGGCGGCGGATAG